In one window of Pseudoalteromonas sp. N1230-9 DNA:
- a CDS encoding M1 family metallopeptidase, with amino-acid sequence MKKAVLHLSALVLPLAVSSAVMASSVEQTKGSFVDKFRQLDEALPTPNVYRSAAGAPAENYWQQQVNYDIDAKLDEKKRRLTASQTIEYKNNSPHTLKYLWLQLDQNIFKSDSIAEMTSTFNGKTLQGDPQPKSTKLSLGQLRRQQFMADNELGYQIANVKDEDGKELKVTVVDTLMRIDLNEPLKPGKDVEFSMDFAFNIVEEDAVGARSGYEHFEEDGNDIFLLAQWFPRLAAYTDYEAWTNKAFLGSGEFTLEFGNYDVELTVPADHIVSATGMLDNPSSVLTSTQRKRLEQAEDAKRPVFIVTEEEALENEKEGTDKTKTWHFKAENVRDFAWASSRKFMWDAKGYHQGGKDQPLVMAMSFYPKEGGDLWKKYSTEAVVHTMEVYSRFSFDYPYPVAQSVNGPVGGMEYPMITFNGPRTDLQDDGTRTYSQAEKRFLIGVVIHEVGHIYFPMVVNSDERQWTWMDEGLNSFLDGVAGREWDHTIPWGVEPRDIVEYMKSENQVPVMTQSDSVLRLGPNAYTKPAAALNILREVILGRELFDFAFKEYAQRWKYKRPTPADFFRTMEEASGVDLDWFWRGWFYTTDHVDISLDKVYQLRLDTKNPDIDFSRLRDIEADKPMPLFVKRNKEEGKKLWVEENPDITDFYDENDRFTVTNKERNAYNKFLKGLEPWERKTFERAIKEDKNYYVLEFSNLGGLVMPILLELTYEDGSKEEQYIPAEIWRRNHKHVQKLIVTEKGKNLESVTVDPRWETADVDVENNNYPRRIIPSRIEVYKREKSKAKVSRDIMQDIKTELKKGDEKDAQEQQ; translated from the coding sequence ATGAAAAAAGCAGTTCTCCATTTGAGTGCTTTGGTATTGCCTTTGGCAGTGTCTTCAGCAGTCATGGCGTCATCGGTAGAGCAAACTAAAGGCTCGTTTGTTGATAAGTTTCGTCAACTTGACGAAGCACTCCCAACTCCAAACGTATATAGAAGTGCTGCGGGTGCCCCTGCTGAAAACTACTGGCAGCAACAGGTAAATTACGATATTGATGCTAAGCTTGATGAAAAGAAACGTCGCTTAACAGCAAGCCAGACAATTGAATACAAAAACAACTCACCTCACACCTTAAAGTACCTTTGGCTACAGCTTGACCAAAATATCTTTAAATCTGACTCAATTGCTGAAATGACATCAACTTTCAATGGTAAAACATTGCAAGGTGACCCTCAGCCAAAATCAACCAAATTGAGCTTAGGTCAGTTACGTCGTCAGCAATTTATGGCCGACAACGAGCTGGGTTATCAAATCGCCAATGTTAAAGACGAAGACGGAAAAGAGCTTAAAGTTACAGTCGTTGATACCTTAATGCGTATTGACTTAAACGAGCCGCTTAAACCGGGTAAAGACGTTGAGTTCAGCATGGACTTCGCCTTTAACATTGTTGAAGAAGATGCCGTTGGCGCCCGCTCTGGTTATGAGCACTTTGAAGAAGATGGCAACGATATCTTCTTATTAGCGCAGTGGTTCCCTCGCCTTGCTGCATACACTGACTATGAAGCGTGGACGAACAAAGCTTTCTTAGGTAGTGGTGAATTTACCCTTGAATTTGGTAACTACGACGTTGAATTAACCGTTCCTGCTGACCATATCGTATCGGCAACGGGTATGCTTGATAATCCAAGCAGTGTTCTGACTAGTACGCAGCGCAAACGCCTAGAGCAAGCTGAAGATGCTAAACGCCCTGTTTTCATCGTGACTGAAGAAGAAGCATTAGAAAACGAGAAAGAAGGCACAGACAAAACCAAAACATGGCACTTTAAAGCCGAAAACGTCCGTGACTTTGCGTGGGCGTCTTCACGTAAATTTATGTGGGATGCAAAAGGCTATCATCAAGGTGGTAAAGATCAGCCGTTAGTGATGGCGATGTCTTTCTACCCGAAAGAAGGTGGCGATCTTTGGAAGAAGTACTCTACTGAAGCTGTCGTGCATACGATGGAAGTGTATTCGCGCTTCTCGTTTGACTACCCTTACCCTGTGGCTCAGTCTGTAAATGGCCCTGTAGGTGGTATGGAATACCCTATGATCACCTTCAATGGTCCGCGTACTGACCTACAAGACGATGGTACACGTACTTACTCTCAAGCAGAAAAACGTTTCTTAATCGGCGTTGTTATCCATGAAGTAGGTCACATTTACTTCCCTATGGTGGTTAACTCTGATGAGCGTCAATGGACGTGGATGGATGAAGGTCTTAACAGCTTCTTAGATGGTGTTGCTGGTCGTGAATGGGACCACACAATTCCTTGGGGTGTTGAGCCTCGCGATATCGTTGAATACATGAAGTCAGAAAACCAAGTGCCGGTTATGACGCAATCAGACAGCGTATTACGTTTAGGCCCTAATGCTTATACTAAGCCTGCTGCCGCACTTAACATATTACGTGAAGTGATCCTTGGTCGTGAGCTATTCGACTTTGCATTTAAAGAGTATGCACAGCGTTGGAAATACAAGCGCCCTACTCCTGCTGATTTTTTCCGTACTATGGAAGAAGCATCAGGTGTTGACCTAGATTGGTTCTGGCGTGGCTGGTTCTATACCACAGATCACGTTGATATCTCGCTAGATAAAGTTTACCAACTACGTTTAGACACGAAAAACCCTGATATCGACTTTAGCCGTTTGCGTGACATTGAAGCTGATAAGCCAATGCCATTATTCGTAAAACGTAATAAAGAAGAAGGTAAAAAACTGTGGGTTGAAGAAAACCCAGATATAACTGACTTCTATGACGAAAATGACCGCTTTACGGTCACTAACAAAGAGCGCAACGCGTATAACAAATTCCTTAAAGGTTTAGAGCCTTGGGAACGCAAAACGTTTGAGCGTGCAATCAAAGAAGATAAAAACTACTACGTACTTGAGTTCTCAAACTTAGGTGGCTTAGTCATGCCTATCTTACTTGAGCTTACTTATGAAGATGGTAGCAAAGAAGAGCAGTACATTCCGGCTGAAATTTGGCGTCGTAACCACAAGCATGTTCAAAAGCTAATTGTCACAGAAAAGGGTAAAAATCTAGAGTCAGTTACAGTGGACCCACGCTGGGAAACAGCGGATGTAGATGTAGAAAACAACAACTACCCGCGTCGTATTATTCCATCGCGTATTGAAGTGTATAAGCGTGAGAAGAGTAAAGCGAAAGTCAGTCGCGATATCATGCAAGATATTAAAACTGAGCTGAAAAAAGGTGATGAGAAAGACGCCCAGGAGCAACAATAA
- a CDS encoding DUF6702 family protein, which translates to MRFAAIVFVLLLSAPTMAHQLKASVTTVLFNKRTNNIELMHRFYLHDTEHAVEHLFDGNADILSNKDDQKRFADYVESHIALQTLDGKPLELKEVGAQVDGKFFWVYQEVTIPKGIHGIRMSNGALRDLWPAQVNMVNIEGKGKVKTLTFSQDDTWLEAKFEALEPH; encoded by the coding sequence ATGCGCTTCGCAGCCATTGTTTTTGTTTTATTACTGAGTGCGCCAACCATGGCGCACCAGTTAAAAGCATCTGTGACAACGGTGCTGTTTAACAAACGCACCAACAACATAGAGCTAATGCATCGCTTTTATTTGCATGATACTGAGCATGCTGTTGAACACTTGTTTGATGGCAATGCCGATATCTTAAGTAATAAAGACGACCAAAAGCGTTTTGCTGATTATGTTGAGTCACATATTGCTCTGCAAACTTTAGATGGTAAGCCACTTGAGCTGAAAGAAGTCGGTGCGCAAGTTGATGGTAAGTTCTTTTGGGTTTATCAGGAAGTCACGATCCCAAAGGGAATTCATGGCATTCGTATGAGCAACGGAGCACTTCGCGACCTTTGGCCTGCACAAGTGAATATGGTAAATATTGAGGGTAAAGGGAAGGTAAAAACACTGACCTTTAGCCAAGATGATACCTGGCTTGAAGCTAAGTTTGAGGCGTTAGAACCTCATTAG